In the genome of Aedes aegypti strain LVP_AGWG chromosome 2, AaegL5.0 Primary Assembly, whole genome shotgun sequence, the window aaataaagcatttattttgtcgcagaTTCGTTTTATTATCGATAGAAAATATGTATATTTCAATGAGTTCTCAATATGCTCTGCATGAtagcagaaacagttttcaattagctgtaactgatagcaaaaatagttttcaatttgatttcatgagaacatttttctgctctcagttttgatatttcaacCGTTAAAACTACCAAAATGACAATaaactgagttatcaaaattcGGGACATCgcaacatcaaaattagttttcaatatgatctcaagctttgctcgggtTGGTACTAATCTTTTGCAGttcaaacttaaaaatatttaaaaataagaccCTCACAAACAAGGGGTACTTATTTTGCCATGGATAGTCATCTTTCCCTGCCTACCCCTACTATAAgtttgaaaaaagaaaatgtatttaaaaacaattataaatTATTACTTACCGGGAGCAGCTGGTGTAGTAGACACAAGATGTGCAGGAATGCTAGGAGTTGGTGGTTGTGCTTGGCGACTAGCTTGTTGTGTCAAATCTTTCAGCAATTCATCTTTTTCGGTTTTACGTGCGAAACAATAGTCAGATATTTTGTTCTGGAAAGTTATGAGCAGCTGTGTCAAATCATTGTAGAATTTAACCCCATCTTGCAAATTGTGCTGCAGTTCGGAGAACACGTCGTAAGCAGTCGCTAGTTGAGTCAGCATTGTATCGCTTGATTGATTAGTAGAACCGGATTCAGCAGCAAACTCTTGCTGAGCCTGCTTGATATCTTGAATCAATGTCTCCTGGCGTGAAAGATTATCCTGGACTTGATTTTGTAGGGGAGCAATTGTTTTCCCAATTTCAGCCAACGATATAGCGGGTTCATTAATAGCACCGTCAGCCGCTAGTGCCGACAGAAATTGTTCCTTGAGGTTCACGGTAGCAGAGCGCAATTCGGATTCAATAACATCTCGTTCGGCTTTGATGGTTTCAACGGCCTCCATCAATTTTCGCAGTTTTTGTGCTGCAGATGAATTGCAATCCTTGTTGGTTGTAGGCCCACATGGTACCTCATTAGCAAGCTGCTCCTGAGACATGGATAATAGTTCGATGCCACGACGACTCTTTTCGAACTTTTCACGAACTGTTTTATCCGCCGTTATGGCATTGTTGATTATCTTGCGATATGTTTCGCAATTATCACGGAATGTTTGGGTCAGTTTGTTGGAAGGAGTGCGAGTCCACTGTTCCTTGAACTTCTCACGCAGTTGCTCATCTGAGCTACATTCATCATTTAGCATTCGTTCAGCCTGAAAAATATAGCATTTATAATTATTAACTGTCTAGAGTTTTTGAATTATGTATACTTTTTCGTGGAAGGGTTTTTTTGAGTATTGTTAATTCTACGTATCGAGAGGGGTCTGagctgaacaaaaaaaaacagggctggtagcgactgagtgtctaaaaataagaacttttgagacctcatgtttgaaaaaaaaaactgaacaaaacCAAAGGGATCAGATAATACTATTCAATTATAGTACGAATTTCAGAGAATCCGACAGGGCATCtctcaaaaattatttctaagGATTCCCATTACATTACACCattttataaatatatatttcattatttcttgcagaaatttcaacgGAATGCAGTTTTGGTTTTCGCTCAAAATTTCCTACGAATTTATCTTCCGGTGTTGATCCGGTGATTCCTTCATGGACTTCCCAGTGAAATCCACTAAGATTTTGGTTCAAAATACcttaaagaatttaaaaatgatattttcaaaggatACCTCCAGGATAGTACAGCGATTCATagataaatttcttcagagatacgttcaggaatttctcagcccaattttttttatatttatatttatttatattttatattttatcttcatgATTTTCGTTTGAGATGTCTTTAAGAATTCAACCAGTTcaaaatttctacaaggatACCTTCAGATGGTAATCCAGTAACTTCTTAGGTAATTTTTGAAGGGGGTTCAAAAATTAGCAACATATGACAAAAACACCTacgaataattattttttgtttttcttttcatacACAATGATCAACTTTGGAGAAGTTAATCTAAGTTATTTATGTTTTCTTGCTTAAACTTGTAAAATAAAGGTTTGAACTTCGGAAGAGATTTGAACATAACCATATGAAGTGAAATCTTTgttgaaatatctaaaaaaaacattcatctAGAATTCATATAATGTCCTAAGAAAATTTGGAATTGTATGAACAAATTTCTGCTCTATGTATGTAACTTTTGACTATATTTCCACAAAGGGGCAATGTTCAATTGCCAACCCATTCccttctgagaaaaaaaaaatcccttctgAGAATGCCTTCGAAGTTAGGCATTAGACATAGTTCGGCTggttcataatttcacccataaaaCTGTTCAATTATACCGCTATTTATTtatccataaaaaaaacttgccaATTAACGAAACGATTACAGTTCAGATCACTTGATAAATTAACGAAACGATTACAGTTCATATTAGTAACATGTTTTATTATTCACTGACCCAAAATATCTCCGATCACAACCTCCTACTACATTTCTCTCCGACTAACTACCTGCTCATTTCCAAGCCTACCACGATGCAAGGTTTTATATTTCATATCCTCCTGATACTCCACAGAAGAATTTGTTGGGAATGATTGGAATAATTCTCTGTAAATCAGCAGAAATCGCGTCAGGGGTCTCATGATAACTTTGCTATAGATCAAGGACTAGTCAAACTAGTGACAAGACTTCATTAAGGATCAGTATCATcacttattccagaaatccACCAAAcgatatttatttcaatctGTCCAGAATTTCCCaaaaccagtgaatcaattgtcaaccaACACGTAGCAACAAAGAAATCGtcctctcctattcttgttgcaacaatttgaTTCCGCAACAACAGTTTATCAAAACCttaacagaatatgacaatgatcgcccACCGCGTGCGTAGtgattttcttggtttttcattgcaattttcgagaacttcctCCGTGTTGATCGAATAACAACAATGAATCAAATTAGATTTTGTGCTCACAACAACTGATTAATCACGAATTtcaaaggttgcaacaatgtaaCCCCCTGTGTTTGTCATGACTTTTTTCCTTGAGATTGTACCTGttccagtgttgtgaaaaactcaatttctcacaactcacgcttgagatttttcatgcgtgagttgtcaatcatacaactcagcagtcaaaaaatcatggatgagttggctcacctttttaactcattgtctcgtatttccacagttcactcacacacggcaataatttcttgttagtctggtaaaattatgttaatcctttctaacgtaaacaacaacattcgggtttcacgagtttttgccgggttttgcgactgaatcattttttacggtttgagttgattgagttgattttgcatcaaaatctcaagcgtgagatttgcaaagcagatctctaatgagtttgctctcacgggagagcgtattgattgagattttgagtgtgagtctatcaacactgaccTGTTCcaatccgcaaaagttgggacaaacgaTTGTGAGCGTGCTTGTTTTGTTGTTTGATCGGCGTATGTTTCGATGACAATTTAATTCACTGTCCAAGACAAAtatcatatatattttttgatcaaTTGTTCACCAATCTACACGAATCGATTGTGcaacttttccccgaatgtcgtttccccgaatgtcggttccccgaacgccagttccccgaatgacccgtttccccgaatgccatttccccgaatgtcccgtttccccgaaaagtggctgcagttcaaataggtgctagaatagttttcagtggcagAATTGTGAATTAGAAAATACGATAaccaatcaaaagaaggaggtatttggtcattcttgactatacacatgttgccatAAATGCTGAGGACagtaaaactcgtaagaaccgccaatcaaataaagaagggtgtattATCAGATGACGTACGTTCACCACCGTGAAATGTATGAAGATATGACAAATATGCGTGCCAAAAtcaatttcggggaaatgggctattcggggaaacgggatattcggggaactggggttcggggaaacgacattcggggaaccgacattcggggaaaagtagcacaaccacaCGAATCTACtgagaatttcaagaaaaaccaACCAACTATCTTTTTAGCAACTCCACTAACTACCTTGCAAATAATCTTTCaaagaactttcaagaaactgGTCAATTATCATCATGATTccaatcctgcaaagatttaATTCTAAAGTTAGTAATGATGCGAGGTACGAGTTGTCAATGTCAGGCAGTCATGCAACTCCTAGTAAAGTTTTCTAGTTTCGCCCATACAgcttgaaattgaaacaaacagATATTCTTATGTTTAATACGTTTGTTCCACTGTGTTCTCCAGATTCCCGACAATTTCCcgtatttttttccaatcatttGTAATTCCCGGATTTTCCCAGATGAGTGGACACCCTGGTTTTGAGAACTAACTTTGAATTTTTGCTCAAACCGAAGATTTATCTAATTATAAGCTTAGAGaatactccagagattcctcaaaaaaaaatctttaggaaTTGTAATGCGGAGTATCTAAAGTAAAGAAACTAACCAAACCCAACTTACCTCATCAAGGATCTCCCTATTGCGATTCAACAATTCAGGCAATTCGCCAACCATCTTCAATAGACCTTCAATGCCGCCTTTTTCGCGTACGGTGTTGGCTTTCTCCAGAAGCGAAGGAGGTAATGTTGACCCACTTTCGGTCACTTCAATAGCAGCTGGTAAATTATAACTTGAAAGCAAATTATTTATTGCTTGCGTCGCTTCTCGTAGTTTCATAATTTCGCCGTTAACTATTTCGCTTTTCCTGTTGTCACATGCAGCCATAGCTTGATGCAATGCTACTGGAACCAAATCGGCGAATAAATCCCTAAAGTTCTGGCTCATCGGGCTGGCAATAGGGAGATATTTCGCTAGTTGTGCTTTTCCGGGTCCTGGTAGTGAATTAATGTCAGGAATCATTTCATTGTAAATGAAGTCATTATCTTTTTTGGCTTCAATAAGATTTCTCTGTGCTTTCGAAGCATACTCCTCGAGGAAGTTTGGTTTACCAGAACGGGATTGAGCGATCTTAAACAACTCTACAGATTTTTGAAGTCGGGAAATTTCTTCTCCAATAGCTTTGTTGCTTTTAGAGACCAAACTATGGTAGAACATAGTCAATGCGTGAAATCCAGCTTGTTTGCCTGCAACGGTAGAAATCCAATCTTTATCCCACAAAGTGCGAACCGAATCCTTCTGCAACAGTCTTAATGCTTCCGAATACATTTCTTCGCATTGGCAACATAACTTAGCTACAATCAGATCTTTCATGCTATCCTTGATTGCTTTGAAGACAAATATCTCCTGAGCTTGTGCTAGCATGAGACTCGCCAAGGCATTCAAGGTCTCTAACATGAAATCCATCGTTGGTTCCTGTGGAATAGCAGCAGGAGCAGCACTTTTCAAATGATTGAAGATCCCTGCGCTTTGTTGGAACAACTTAGCTGCTAGCTTCAAGCCCTCGTCGTTGTCGAGCCC includes:
- the LOC5574637 gene encoding programmed cell death 6-interacting protein, with the protein product MSDLLSVPVKKPTDVDVTRPLNNLIKSSYSNLGSEKIVEISESVNKFNQQRNSAVWKAFEKFESSLEILYGYYDQLSALETKIVVQDFQVPFKWKDAFDKGSIFGGRMSLTLTSLSYEKVCILFNIAALQSAVASSQGLDNDEGLKLAAKLFQQSAGIFNHLKSAAPAAIPQEPTMDFMLETLNALASLMLAQAQEIFVFKAIKDSMKDLIVAKLCCQCEEMYSEALRLLQKDSVRTLWDKDWISTVAGKQAGFHALTMFYHSLVSKSNKAIGEEISRLQKSVELFKIAQSRSGKPNFLEEYASKAQRNLIEAKKDNDFIYNEMIPDINSLPGPGKAQLAKYLPIASPMSQNFRDLFADLVPVALHQAMAACDNRKSEIVNGEIMKLREATQAINNLLSSYNLPAAIEVTESGSTLPPSLLEKANTVREKGGIEGLLKMVGELPELLNRNREILDEAERMLNDECSSDEQLREKFKEQWTRTPSNKLTQTFRDNCETYRKIINNAITADKTVREKFEKSRRGIELLSMSQEQLANEVPCGPTTNKDCNSSAAQKLRKLMEAVETIKAERDVIESELRSATVNLKEQFLSALAADGAINEPAISLAEIGKTIAPLQNQVQDNLSRQETLIQDIKQAQQEFAAESGSTNQSSDTMLTQLATAYDVFSELQHNLQDGVKFYNDLTQLLITFQNKISDYCFARKTEKDELLKDLTQQASRQAQPPTPSIPAHLVSTTPAAPESPSSSASAPAPTSAMHTPYPMQPQGMPVPYGATANVPYPAYVPPPMPQGFNPYATLPYPNAYQGFPQAPAYYGTYPGAYANQQGQQQPTQNPNKPFGW